One window of Salminus brasiliensis chromosome 16, fSalBra1.hap2, whole genome shotgun sequence genomic DNA carries:
- the zmiz2 gene encoding zinc finger MIZ domain-containing protein 2, with protein sequence MNPINSMKPALPPTPHSDGSYPYDPASWQQGTNQPPGSLSVVTTVWGVTSPSPSQVFGAPMGPGGNSAGGHMMPGNSPGMNSPQFMGQQGYPEPSKGYMQQGMYGRPSGGYPTGPAYGGSYPNNGGGSLGMPPHGVRPPTDFTQAAAAAAVAAAAATATATATATVAAIQEKQNQEMNYGPMGGASSYNTQFLSHSGPRGPPTMAPSGMVGSRPPSMGPMYASQGQRLPQHSGYPGGQQGPPPRHQQGLKRPYNSEGFPGQQYGSGMGAAGPYPGQAIQYHGPGPQRSAPSPSYTGHRMPLQQANMGQYPAGPGNPGQYYKAEQFNGQGNSHGSLASGVAGGGGYNTFNQAAVNGPGRAMPGYPSSPLPGNPTPPMTPGSSMPPYMSPGQDVKSPFLPDVKPNINSMQPPTGNPSDDLRLTFPVRDGVVLEPFRLEHNLAVSNHVFQLRDSVYKTLMMRPDLELQFKCYHHEDRQMNTNWPASVQVSVNATPLTIERGDNKTSHKPLYLKQVCQPGRNTIQITVTACCCSHLFVLQLVHRPSVRSVLQGLMKKRLLPAEHCVTKIKRNFSSGTIPGTPGLNGEDGVEQTAIKVSLKCPITFRRIQLPARGHDCRHIQCFDLESYLQLNCERGTWRCPVCNKTALLEGLEVDQYMLGILIYIQNSDYEEITIDPVCSWKPVPVKPDLHIKEDPDGPALKRCRTLSPSHMILPSVMEMIAALGPASSPYQSLPQGGSSSTPDYPSQAGSGYSNQPGFSEFPNAPGTPTLGEFASGPPPLSYQADLPSGLLTPEKPVGHPMSGQMPHSSRMDPSHNPLQQQQQQQQQQQQQQQQHQALHGSSNLGGPGGPMHSRNSAQNPRLHTDSFGLGGPGGPGDVAEPALDLLPELTNPDELLSYLGPPDLPNNSNDDLLSLFESN encoded by the exons ATGAACCCCATCAACTCCATGAAACCTGCCCTGCCTCCAACGccacacag TGACGGCTCTTACCCCTATGACCCAGCGTCCTGGCAGCAAGGCACCAACCAGCCCCCCGGCTCCCTCTCTGTGGTAACCACAGTGTGGGGGGTTACCAGTCCTTCACCCAGCCAG GTTTTTGGCGCTCCCATGGGCCCAGGTGGTAACTCGGCTGGAGGTCACATGATGCCTGGCAACAGCCCCGGCATGAACTCTCCCCAGTTCATGGGGCAGCAGGGCTACCCGGAGCCCAGCAAGGGCTACATGCAGCAGGGCATGTACGGCCGGCCCAGCGGGGGCTACCCAACGGGGCCTGCATATGGCGGCAG CTACCCTAATAACGGTGGGGGCTCCCTTGGGATGCCACCTCACGGAGTCCGCCCCCCCACCGACTTCACCcaggctgctgctgccgctgctgtgGCCGCCGCCGCCGCGACAGCAACTGCAACCGCCACCGCGACTGTCGCTGCgatacaggagaagcaaaaccAAGAGATGAATTATGGGCCT ATGGGTGGTGCTTCCTCTTACAACACCCAGTTCCTGTCCCACTCCGGACCCCGTGGCCCACCCACCATGGCTCCCTCTGGCATGGTAGGCTCCAGACCCCCATCCATGGGGCCAATGTATGCCTCACAGGGGCAGCGGCTTCCCCAGCATTCGGGCTACCCAGGTGGCCAGCAGGGACCCCCGCCGCGACACCAGCAGGGGTTAAAACGCCCCTACAACTCTGAG GGGTTTCCAGGGCAGCAGTATGGCTCTGGGATGGGGGCTGCGGGGCCATATCCCGGACAGGCCATACAGTACCACGGCCCAGGCCCACAGCGCTCTGCTCCTTCGCCCTCCTACACAGGCCACAGAATGCCCCTCCAGCAGGCCAACATGGGCCAGTATCCTGCAGGACCAGGAAACCCAGGCCAGTACTATAAG GCAGAACAGTTTAATGGGCAAGGCAATAGCCATGGCAGCCTGGCTTCAGGAGTGGCTGGAGGTGGAGGGTACAACACCTTTAACCAAGCAGCTGTGAATGGG CCTGGACGAGCAATGCCTGGATACCCCAGCTCTCCACTCCCAGGAAACCCCACTCCTCCCATGACCCCAGGCAGCTCCATGCCGCCCTACATGTCCCCTGGCCAGGACGTGAAGTCTCCCTTCCTTCCTGACGTCAAGCCCAACATCAACTCAATGCAGCCCCCTACAG GGAACCCCAGCGATGACCTGCGTCTGACCTTTCCTGTTCGGGACGGGGTAGTGCTGGAGCCCTTCCGGCTGGAGCACAATTTGGCCGTCAGCAACCACGTCTTCCAGCTGCGCGACTCGGTCTACAAGACACTCATGATGAG GCCTGACCTGGAGCTGCAGTTTAAGTGCTACCATCATGAGGACCGGCAGATGAATACTAACTGGCCGGCCTCGGTGCAGGTGAGCGTGAACGCCACGCCCCTCACCATCGAGCGCGGTGACAACAAGACCTCCCACAAGCCCCTCTACCTGAAACAAGTGTGCCAGCCAGGGCGCAACACCATCCAGATCACAGTCACCGCCTGCTGCTGC TCTCATCTGTTCGTGCTACAGCTGGTCCACCGGCCCTCAGTGCGCTCTGTGCTGCAGGGCCTGATGAAAAAGAGGCTCCTGCCGGCTGAGCACTGCGTCACAAAGA TCAAGAGGAACTTCAGCAGTGGGACAATTCCAGGAACACCTGGCCTGAACGGTGAGGATGGCGTGGAGCAGACAGCCATCAAGGTCTCGCTCAAATGTCCAATCACCTTCCGCCGCATCCAGCTTCCTGCACGAGGCCATGACTGCAGACACATACAG TGCTTTGACCTGGAGTCTTACCTGCAGCTTAACTGTGAGAGAGGAACTTGGCGCTGTCCTGTGTGCAA TAAGACTGCTCTTCTGGAAGGGCTAGAAGTGGATCAATACATGCTGGGTATTCTCATCTATATCCAAAA TTCGGACTATGAAGAGATCACCATCGACCCAGTGTGCAGCTGGAAGCCGGTCCCCGTAAAGCCAGACCTGCACATAAAAGAGGATCCAGACGGTCCAGCTCTGAAGCGCTGTCGCACCCTCAGTCCCAGTCACATGATCCTGCCCAGTGTAATGGAGATGATTGCAGCGCTAGGCCCGGCCTCCTCGCCCTACCAGTCCCTGCCACAaggtggcagcagcagcacgccTGATTATCCCAGCCAAG CTGGTTCAGGATATTCTAACCAGCCAGGCTTCTCGGAGTTTCCCAACGCCCCTGGCACACCAACCCTGGGGGAGTTTGCCTCGGGACCACCACCCCTCTCCTACCAGGCTGACCTGCCGAGTGGGCTCTTGACCCCTGAGAAACCTGTGGGGCACCCAATGTCTGGACAG ATGCCTCACTCTAGTCGCATGGACCCATCCCACAAccctctacagcagcagcagcagcaacaacaacagcagcagcagcaacagcagcagcatcaagCCCTTCATGGTAGTTCCAACCTGGGTGGCCCAGGAGGACCCATGCATTCACGTAACTCTGCTCAGAATCCCCGGCTGCACACAGACAGTTTTGGGCTTGGTGGCCCTGGAGGGCCAGGAGATGTTGCGGAGCCTGCCCTCGAT CTGCTCCCAGAGCTCACGAACCCGGATGAGCTCCTGTCCTACCTGGGTCCTCCAGACCTGCCCAACAACAGCAATGATGACCTGCTCTCACTGTTTGAGAGCAACTGA